The Candidatus Nitrosocaldus cavascurensis genome segment TTGTTGCATAACTAGAGGATATAGCCATTCCTTAACATAATAGCATTATTGACTATGCTAGATTTATGGAATATGCTCATCTATAGCCTATATTGGTGCATACTTGATTTCAAGTTGTGCAAAGCAAGATATATAGTAATCAGTTTGAGTCATGCAACAAAGCAAGGAACTCTACAGAGAGTGTACACTCCTCAGCAAATAGTGCTCTCATTAATTGAAATGCTCTGGCAACTGTAACGAAGTCTTTCAAACTCATATAATTACATAAAATAAAGAGAAGGAGAAAGATAAGAGAGATCTCTAGCCAATGGTGTTGCTATCTGTTGCTATACCCATTGTATACTGTTGCCTTAATAGGCATAAGTACTCTACCAATCATTATTGTTAATGCAACTACACCAACTAGTATTAGCATGAGATTGATAGGGAACTCTGGTATGACTGGCATTATACCATCTACCAGTTCCTTTATTCTATCTGCAGAACGCTTCTCATCCATAGCCATCTTTACATCGTTGAAGAAGCGCTCTATAACTACACTTGTATCTGAACTTATGCTATCCTTTACCTTAGTTGTGAATACATGCTCTGCTCTAACTATGAATGCTTGTGCATCCTCATACTCTATGATATTGCTTACAGTACCTTCCTCCTCGACACCCTCCTCATACTCCTCCTCTGTATGCTCAAGTAGCATCTTCATAACTTCAAACCAGAACTGTACACTGCCCTTATTCTCATCACTTATAAGGTTTGATGCATTCTCGAAAAGCGCATCTATAGCATCTATCTCTGCCCTCAACTCTTCATATGATATTGCTGGTACCTTGGATGGAAGTCTTGTAAGTTTATCCCTCAACTCATTTATCAGTTCAGGATTCCTCTTCTCTATAATGGGGGCTATCTTGTCTAGATGCTCTGCTGCAGGATGTCCTGCATGGGCAATAGCCCCATTATCATTGCCTATACTCTTGTTATTTAAAGCCTGCATGAGATGCCCTCTACTCGCCTCTATGTTCACTATAAGAGTTAGATCCTCATCATGCATGCTAATATCCTGAGCATATGAATTGTAAGGAGCGATAGCTGTAGAGACTATAAGCAATAGTATTACTGCTTGTATTATTGCTGCCATCATGAACCTCCTTGACCAACTACCTCTAACAATACTACCGTTTGTCATACATGCTCATATGTATTAATAAGATATTCATAATTTAAATAATCTACCAAATTCTCATATCTAGGAATGGTTATCTTGGTACTAGATTTTATTCCTAATTCATTGTTCTTCGAGGCACAGATAGAAGGGTATTACTATGCTCCTGAAACAAGTGTTTTAAACTCAAACAGGTTCAGAACCCCTAAATCATTATAATTCTTATATAAAAACAGGACAAAAATTGCTTTGTTGCATAACTAGATATCGCCATTCCTTAACATAATTAGCATTATTGACTATGCTAGATTTATGGAATATGCTCATCTATAGCCTATATCGGTGCATACTTGATTTCAAGTTGTGCAACAAAGCAGTATGGATCATTAAGCATTTAGAATAAATAATAGGATGTTCCTTGATCTAGAAGTTATGCTATATAGCCTATTATCCTTCCTTCTCTCTGCTACTTACTCTGTGCTGAATGAGTGACCACAAGCACAACTCCTTACTACGTTAGGATTGTTTATCTTGAAGCCAGCACCCATGAGGCTCTCTATATAGTCTATCTCGCTACCCTTAAGGTAGTTGGAGCTGTAAGAGTCTACAAGTATCTTAACACCATGCTCCTCCAAGATTATATCATCCTCTGAAGGTTTCTCCTCAAAGCCCATACCATATGAGAGACCAGCACAACCACCACCAGCAACATATACCCTAAGGTATAGATCATCCCTACCCTCCTGCTTCATGAACTCTTTAACCTTCTCTGCAGCCTTTGGTGTTAATACTATCAGCCTTTGAATACTCTTCTCCATACCCTCATCTATACTTATACAATATAATAAGCTTTACTTTAGTAACATAGATCAAACAAAAATAATAATAATGGGCGAGCATATTAATCTAGGCTGTTTCTACCTCTTCTGCAGGAACCTGTTCATCCTCTCTACTCTATCTGGGTGTGTGAAGCAGAGGCTCCAACCCCATAGTTCAAGTGCAAGACCAGTGTTTATATCGCTCTCTACCCCTCTGTTTATAAGCATCTTTGATACCCTCACTGCTAGAGTACTGTTCTTTGCTATCTCCTTTGCCATTGCAATAGACTCATCAAGGAGTTGAGGCAACTCTACAACCTTGTTAACCAACCCTATACTTAACGCCTCTTCAGCATTAACCCTTCTGCCAGTGAATATAAGTTCCTTTGCTCTTGCTACCCCAACTATCCTTGCTAGCCTTTGTGTACCTCCCCATCCTGGACATATCCCTAGCCCAACCTCTGGCTGCGCTAGCACAGCATTCTTGCTTGCTATCCTTATATCACATGCTAAAGCAAGCTCGCATCCTCCTCCTAGAGCATAACCATTAACTGCTGCTATCACTGGCTTGTTAAGGTTCTCTATCTTGCTCATCGCTGCATGTCCTCTCCTAGCATACTCCTCAGCCTCTAGAGGAGATATCTTGCTCATATACTCTATATCTGCGCCAGCAGAGAATGCCTTCTCCCCTGTACCAGTTACTATAACAGCCTTTACCTGCTCATCACTTGCAAGGTTATCCATTGCACTGCTCAACTGTGCTATAACATCTAGGTTCATTGCATTCAACTTCTCCTGCCTATTTATCCTTACTATTGCTATACCATCATCCCTCTTCTCTACAAGTATGTACTGTTGCTGTTGCTGCTGATTTGTTGGCTGTGATGATGCCATGGTATTTCCATAAGCCATGAGCAAATAAACTTTGCACTCATCTATTTACACTGGTATAGGTGTTATGGGGAATGCACCACATACTCTACAGAACCTTGCATCATTGCTTATGCATGCACTGCACTCACTACACCTTGCCCTATCTCTACTGCTTCCACAATCCATCAGGTATGGTGCACCAAACATCGCTCTATATATCTCATAGTAGTAGAGATGCTCCTTGCTCCTTATCCTAACCCTATCACCATCAAGGTAATCCTTGCTCCTCCTTGCAAGGTACTCATCGCCAACCATGGAGGCAAGATAACTGCTTAATATGCTTGTATTTGCTCCCTGCTCCATTGGCATCTTTACCCTCCATGCTATATCCTTGCCTAGAAGATGCTCAAAACATAACCGTAGTATGAACTTGCCATACCTCTTACCCTCATACTCATTAACCTTTAGCCTCACTGGTATGCTCTTAGCATAATCTAATACATCTAGATATGGTAAGGATACACTCATGCCAAGATCTTCTGCTATTGCTATGGAAGAGAAGTGCATTATCCTCTCAAGCCTTGCAAGTTCATGCTCCAACTGCTCATAACTCATGCTAAGCATGTATGAGTAACCAGCGAATATCTCATCGCACCCATCGCCTGTTATTACATGCCTTAAGCCATATTCTCTTAACTCCTTCATTGCAGCGTATAGCACTATGGAGTTCCTAACCTCCATTGGGTCGAATGAGTGCATAACTCTTATAACCTCTCTTGCTATACTAAGCATCTCATCCATGCTTATAGACTTGATGAGTAACCTCATCCTTAACCTCTCTGCAACCATTCTAGCATACTTGATATCTTGAGAACCTTCATGGCCTACACATATAGCGATTACATCCTTAGCCTTATCAATACTTGATGCTAGTGCAGCAATTATGCTACTATCCAAGCCTCCAGATAACAGCACTGCTTTACTGGCAGATGGGATGCTAGTACTGCTAACATGTCTGTATATGCTGCTCTTGAGTATCTCCATCAACCTGCTGCATATGGTATGATATGTATCATTGGAACCTGCTGGATACATGAGATAGCGTAGAGGAATATTTATATAAATTGTGACGATATAGATGGTGTGCTACTCCCTTCAGAGATAGAGTCGAGATCGCTGATCCCCGCAATAAGGGCAATAATATCTAGGAGGCTTGTTAATGAGTACAATATGAAGGAAGAGGATGTTGCAAAGCTCCTAGGGATAACTCAGGCTGCAGTGAGCAACTATATAAGGGGTACGAGAGGGGATGCTGAACTTGCAAAGAGGCTCATGAGTGAGCCTACAGTAGTTAGGAGGATAGATGAGATAAGTAATGAACTTGCCACTAACAGAGCATTCATGCCATCTACAATGGCAAAGTACATAGGCCTACTCAACTACATAAGGCATAGCCTGCTAATATGCGATATACATCATGCTATAGAGAAGAGCATAGATAAGGATATATGCAAGGCATGTGAGGATACGTTAAGAGAAGGGCTGAGAGCCTGATCTATAGTTAAACTATAGTGTATAAATTAAATTATATGGCTTAGGATATCCTAAGCCCTCTCCTCATGAGGAGGAAGAAGAGTACAAACGGTACAAGTATGACTAGCAGCAGCACTAGTGCAAGTATACCAGCATCTGGTACAAGTACAACGAATGGGAAGGGGAAGATCACAACTATGCCTCCACCCCCTCTACCTGCATCTGTTGCGCCATTAAGCCCTTCTCCCTGCCCCTGCATCTGGCTTACACTCATGGATGCGTATGAGATGAGAAGCATTCCTACTATTATTATTGATATTCCAACTATGAGCATTGGTATATCTACTACATCCCTCAGTGCTGTATAGCCTATCCTGAATACATCCTTGCTATCACTACTACTACTTCTCCCATCCCTCATCATGGCTATATCATGCTCATCATCATCATCAACATCATAAATCAATGCACACCTCTTGCATACACCATCATCACCCATACAAATAGAGCATACTGGTCTCTTGCATATACTGCAGTGATCTATGGCTATACCATCACATATGTAACATCTAACCCTAGAGCTCATCTCATACTCACCATGATGAAGAAGATGATTGCTATGAGTAGTGCTATTGGTACTATGAGTAGTAGAGACCTAGAACCCTGCCAGACTATTGGTATTGGTCCTAGAAGTATGAACCCCATAGATCTTCCCTGTAATGAACCTGCCCTACGAAGCATGGCAAATGCTACGATGATCATGCCTATTAGTACCAATGCAAAGCCAATAAACACCAACAGCCTTGCATCCATAACCATAATACTATAGATTAGTTGATCTGCTATTTATTACTAATCTAACCAAAATAAATAAAAATGAGGATTCGATTGGTTAATGCTCCTCCTTACCTGCCCTGTGTATTAGCCTCAGCAATTAGAGCATCTAGATCCTCCTTGCTTACATCCATAACCGATATAATGGATATCCTGAACGGTTTGCCACAGAGCCTCCCCAACTCCATAGAGTTCTTATCTATATTGTAGATGTATGCTGAACTGTTTCCATTACTCCTTAACCTCTCAACCACATCTCTGCTTACTGATCTGGAGCATATGATGAGTTTGGCATTGTTTATATCCTTCAGCACCTCCCTGCTACCTATCCTGCACGAATTGCTTGCCATTGCATTTCTAACTATCTTTGCTATTAGCTTGCTCATAACTAACCACCTTCTGCATCTGAGGATGCTACTGAGGCTGAACCATTACCAACCTTCATGTACAGATCAACCATGCCAGTACCTACAGGCACAGTTGAACCAACTATAACATTCTCTGTAACACCCTTAAGGGGTTCTATCTCCCCTTTGAGTGCTGCCTCTGCTATAGTTGGAACCGTTATCTCGAATGCTGCCCTTGCAAGTACACTAGTCTTGGTTCCAGCAACACCATGCCTACCTATCTGCTGGAGCATCCCCTTGCTTGTCATTACATCAGCAACAAGCATTATATGCCTTATATCAACCTCCAGACCCTGCTCCTCCAGTGTATTCATTATCTCCTTTACAAGTGCTGTCCTAGCAGCCTCTATGCCAAGCACGTTTGCTATCTCATATATGTTGTTTGTTGTTGTTCTAGTAGGATCAACTCCATCAACATCAAGGACCTTCTGCAGGTTTGAGCCTGCAGTCTGTATAACCCACTCATCGCCCTGCTTAACTACAGTTACACGCTCTATCTCAGGTATGCCCTTTATCTTTGTGTTCAGTATCTTTCCCTTGAGTGTGTTCATAGTTCTAGCATCTGCTCCTGCAGGGGGTCTTATAGTTATCATACTGCTACCATCAACACTAACGTTAAGCTTCTTCTTGGATGACTTGAGTGCATTAACTATGGTATCAATATCGCACCCTCTCTCCTCCATCTTCCTTGAATCAAGAACTAGATGGAGTGCACCATCAACATCAACCTCAGCGCTCTCAACAAGATCGTTGAGCTTTGTGAAGAGTATGTTCCTTGCTACTTGAAGTGCACTCTCCCTTGACCTTGCATATTCTGGCAATAGGTATATGTCCATGGTTGGTGTCTCTGGCTTCTTCCTTGCATCTAACAACTCTATGAGCCTTGGCAATCCTAGGGTTACATTCCTCTCCTTTATACCAGCAAAGTGGAATGTCCTAAGGGTCATCTGTGTACCAGGCTCTCCTATTGATTGTGCAGCAACTATACCTATAGCCTCTCCTGGTTCTGCCCTAGCCTTCTCAAAGAGTTCTACAACATGTTTGCATACCTTCTCTACTCCATCCCTGCTTAGTCTAACCTTCATCAACTCATGCTTAAGCATATCCACTATGCTTGGGTTGAGCATGCTAGCATATCCATCAACTATTCTACCTATCTCCTCATCACTTGCCTTCTCCTTCTCTCCTTCCTCTATAAGTGCCTGTGCATTAACAAGCCTCTCTATGTTAACAGCACTACCATGGTCACTCTTTGCTGGGTCTATACTATCCTCTCCATACACAAACTGCACTACATTGCCAAATGAGTCCCTAACTGTATGATCGTACTCTATCCTTAGATGCTCCATTGCATTTATTAGCCTCCTCTGCAGATACCCGCTCTGCTGCGTCCTTACAGCAGTATCAACAAGCCCTTCCCTACCTCCCATTGCATGGAAGAAGAACTCCAATGGATTCAACCCATCCCTGAAGTTTGACTTTACAAAGCCCTTTGCATCAGGATTTATATCATCTGGAAGGAAGTGGGGTAATGCTCTCCTCTGATACCCTCTCTCTATCCTCTTCCCTCTTATTGACTGCTGACCAAGTATTGCAGTCATCTGCCCTATGTTGAGTGTTGAGCCTCTAGCCCCAGTACTTGCCATTATAACCCCAGCATTGCTATCTGGGAGCGATCTATCTGCTGTTCTACCTGCTCTATCCCTTGCCCTAGAGAGTTCATTTACTATCTGCAGTTCTAGTGTCTCCTCTGGCGATAATCCTCTTATGGGCTGGAGTGTACCTTCTCTATACTGCCTTATAAGATCATAAACCTTCTCATACGCACTCTTTATTATGTTATCTATCTCCTTCCTTGCATCCTCAGGTAGCAGGAGATCATCGTAGCCGTAACTGAAGCCATAGTGTGTTATGAAGTGGGTTAGTATCCTGAAGAGTGAGTTAAGGAAGGACCTTGCAAATGATGTACCATAGTCTTTGGCTAATCTATGCAGTATGCTGTCTGGCTCCTCTGCTCCTATTGATGCCTTGTCTATAACACCACTAAGCAACATGCCATTCTTTATTATCACATCTGGCTGCTTGCTTGTCTTTGCACTCTTCATCCACTTTGATATCAAGGTGTAGTTGAAGTCCTTTGGTAGGAGGAGGGAGAACAGCTGCTTACCAGTATACCTACTACCATCACTATTGCCTATTAGTGCTGAGAGGTCATGCTTTATACCTCCTATGAATGCTAGATTAACAAACTCCTCCCTGCTTAGCACTGTATCATCCTTTGTGAGTAGGTACGCTGCTGTTATGAAGTCCCTTATTCCTCCTATTATGGGGCCTCCATACCTAGGGGATATCAACTGATCATGAACCTGCATGAGTATCTTTGCCTCTGCCCTAGCCTCAACGCTCTGAGGGACATGGAGGTTCATCTCATCACCATCAAAGTCAGCATTGTATGGCGGGCATACAGATGGGTGTAGCCTGAATGTTCTGTATGGCAATACCTTGACCAGATGGGCCATTATGGATATCCTGTGCAGTGATGGCTGCCTGTTGAATATCACTATATCACCATCCATGAGATGCCTCTCAACTATGAACCCTGGGGCTAAAGACTCTGCAAGTGTGCTTCTATCTGCTACATAATCAAGCCTTATCTTCACACCATCAGGCCTAATTATGTAGTTTGCTCCAGGATGCTTGTTTGGCCCATTCATTATCAATGCTCTAAGCCTATCAATATTCCATGGGGATACAACCTCAGGTATAGTTAACTTCTTTGCTATCTCCTCTGGCACACCAACCTCTGATATATCAAGGTTTGGATCTGGTGAGATGACAGTCCTTCCAGCAAAGTCAACCCTCTTGCCTGATAGACTGCCTCTGAACCTCCCCTCCTTACCCTTAAGCCTCTGCGAGAGGGTCTTCAATGGCCTCCCAGATCTATGATGGGCTTGTGGTATGCCAGATACCTCGTTATCGAAGTATGTTGTTACATGGTACTGGAGTAGATCAACAAGATCCTGCACTATTAGTGGTGGTGTACCTGCCTCCTTACTCTCCTTAAGCCTCTGGTTAACCCTTATTATATCAACCAGCTTGTGCGTAAGATCATCCTCAGACCTCATACCAGTCTCAAGTATTATTGATGGTCTGACTGTAACAGGTGCCACTGGTAGAACTTGGAGGACGAACCACTCTGGTCTTGCAGTCTCTGGGTTGTAGCCTAGAAGCCTTAGATCATCATCAGGTATATTGATAAGCCTATCCCTTATCGCTATAGGGAGTAGCCTATTCTCCTCCCCATTCTCAGTCTTCTCGTAGAATGTTGTTGGCTTTACAAAGACTATCTCATACTGCTCCTTGCCACAGTGAGGGCATGTCTTTGCCTTCTTGGCCTTCTCTATGAGTTCATCCTTTATCCTCTCAACGACCAACTGTGTATGTATCTCCCCACTGTTCAACCTTGCCTTGTACTCAGCAATCTCATCAGATGATAGTTTGAGCCTAGAGCATCCTCTGCATGTAACCTGAAGCAAGAGATGGATATCATCAACAAACGATATGTGGAGTACTGGTTCAGCCAACTCTATATGCCCAAAGTGCCCTGGACATCTAGCAGATGTATTACCACATGTAGCACACTTCTGACCAGGCTCAAGTATGCCTAACCTGCTATCCATGAGTCCTCCCTGCACTGGCAATCCATCCTCATCATATGTCTCTGGTGCTGTTATCTCTGCTACAGAGTACTTTCTTATCTCGCTTGGTGACCATACAGCAAACTTTATACCTGCTATAACCTTTGTAACCTCCTCTGCTGCAACACTCATATGCCTACACCTTCTCCTTGAGGATCAATCTTGGGAGTATGTTGAGGCTCATTATCTCCTGCAGGAGTAGTTTGAATGCATACGCTATAGTTACTGATGATACCCTAGCCTTCTCACCACATATCCTGCACACGTATCGTCTCTGCTTTGCATCATAATAACTTATTAGACCACAACGCTCACACACATATACCTCTGTCTTATCAGACTCCTCCAGAAGCCTATCCTTTAGGAGCATAGCAGCACCATAACCTATCAGACAGTCCCTCTCCATCTCACCAAACCTCAAGCCTCCTCCCCTTGCCCTTCCCTCAGTTGGCTGCTTTGTAAGCATCTGTACCTGACCCCTTGCCCTTGAATGCATCTTATCTGAAACCATATGGTGAAGTTTCTGATAGTACACAACTCCTATGAATATCTCAGCAGGGTACCTCTTACCAGTCCTCCCATCGTACATAACTTCTTTGCCAGTGTACTTGAACCCATAACTCTCAAGTATAGCCTTTACATCCTCAACCTTCTCACCATAGAATGCTGTTCCATCTATGAACCTTCCTGCCAAGGCTGCTGCCTTGCCGGTTATGGACTCTATGAACTGGCCTACAGTCATCCTTGAAGGGAATGCATGGGGGTTTATTATAATATCTGGCACTATACCCTGCTCAGTGTACGGAAGATCCTCAGGGTTTGCAAGAACACCTATCACACCCTTCTGCCCATGCCTAGATGCAAACTTGTCACCTATCTCAGGTATACGCATATCCCTAACCCTAACCTTGTAGAGTTTGCCACCCTCGGTTGACTGGGTCATTATCACTGTATCTACAATACCAGTCTCTGATGGCCTCATGCTTACACTTGTATCCCTTCTATATGGGCCCTTGACCTCAAACTCCTTGTACTCCTCCATGAACCTTGGTGGGCTTGTCCTTCCTATAAGCACATCACCTCCACTTACAACTGCCTCCTGCATAACCACACCATCAGCCTCAAGCAGCCTATAGAACTTCTCACCCTTGTAGCCTCTAACGTTTGCATCTGATGATGGTATCTCAAAGTTATCCTTCATACCTCCAGGGTACTGCTTCGCCTCAGCCTCATAAACCCTGTAGAAGAACGATCTTGCCAAACCACGCTCTACAGATGCCTTGTTAACAACTATAGCATCCTCTATGTTATAGCCCTCAAATGGTAGAACTGCTACTATACAGTTGGTGCCAGTTGGTCTCTCCTCTATGCCTAGCAATGGTATTGCTCTAGTCCTAACAAGTGGTACTTGGGGATATGCAAGGAAGTGCTGCCTAACGTATGTGTTGAAGTTCATCATTGGTGTTGAGAAGCCTAGAGACTGCTTTGCCATTGCTGATTCATATGTATTCCTAGGAGACTGGTTATGCTCTGGGTATGGTATCATAGATGCTGCAACCCCAAACATAGCTGCAGGGAATATCTCAAGATGCGTATGCTTCTCAGTTATCTGTGATGGATCCAATGCTATGTAGCAGTTCTCCTCCTCATTTGCATCTATCAACTCTATCATGCCCTTGTAGAGCAGATCCTCATATGATAGCAGCCTACGCCTCAACTTCTCCAACACCTCATCCGTAATACCATGCGTGCCATTGTTGAGTACTATAAGTGGTCTTAACACTCTTCCTGCATTACAACTTATGTATACCCTGCTTGTAGCCTTCTCAACCCTAGGCTTGTAGTAGTATATACCAACATGTGGATGTAGTTGCCCACTCCTCCTCAATGCTCTTAACTTACTTGCCAATACCTCTCCATTCTTAACGAAGCCTATCAACCTACCATCAACGAAGACCTTGCTTCCTTCTCTCTTCAACTCATCACTAGCATCCTGATGGTAGATCACGCCATGTTCATAAAGCATCTCTATCACCTCTGCTGCTGGCACAGTTATAGAGAGTACTGCAGATAGTGCAAGGTTCTTCACAAGCCCACAGTTAGAGCCCTCAGGGGTCTCATTGGGGCATATCCTCCCAAAGTGCGTTGGATGAAGGTCCCTAGCCTCGAAGTTTGGCTGGCTCCTACTCAATGGTGACTGTATCCTCCTAAGATGGCTTATGGTTGAGAGATAATTGGTTCTATCGAGTAGTTGGGTTACTCCTACCCTCCCTCTACCCCAGTTCCCAGTTGCTATTGCATTGTTGAGTTTATCTGTTATTATCCCAGGTCTAACAGCAGCCATGACAGCATTTATGCCTCTCTTCTGACCAGAGCGCTCAAGTTGATACTTCATATCCCTGACAAGGTTCCTGAATGCTGTCCTGAATAGATCTGCAAGCATCTGACCTGCAAACTTTATCATCTTGTTACCATAGTGATCCTTATCATCTGGATCTATCCATCCTAGCTTGAGTTCTATGAG includes the following:
- a CDS encoding DNA-directed RNA polymerase subunit B — translated: MSTSATTIKHQGFWPIIYDILTREGVAKQHLNSYNEFIERGIQSIIDEVGEIEIENPEYPYKVKLGRVKLQYPRVTEIDGSITYVTPMEARLRNLTYSAPIIVECSIVEDGRIVETRGIHIGDLPVMVKSNLCVLHNMSESKLIEVNEDPRDPGGYFIINGSERVIVGLEDLSYNKIIVDIEEVSGVKVHTAKIYSSIVGYRTKLELIMKQDGSIVARISGSPVDIPLVVLMRALGLETDKEIADAVSLKPEIQDGLEPSFEKAGEVTSTKEAIDYISKRIAPNMLEEFQLKRTENLLDWGLLPHLGRTPDSRLDKALFIGEAACKLIELKLGWIDPDDKDHYGNKMIKFAGQMLADLFRTAFRNLVRDMKYQLERSGQKRGINAVMAAVRPGIITDKLNNAIATGNWGRGRVGVTQLLDRTNYLSTISHLRRIQSPLSRSQPNFEARDLHPTHFGRICPNETPEGSNCGLVKNLALSAVLSITVPAAEVIEMLYEHGVIYHQDASDELKREGSKVFVDGRLIGFVKNGEVLASKLRALRRSGQLHPHVGIYYYKPRVEKATSRVYISCNAGRVLRPLIVLNNGTHGITDEVLEKLRRRLLSYEDLLYKGMIELIDANEEENCYIALDPSQITEKHTHLEIFPAAMFGVAASMIPYPEHNQSPRNTYESAMAKQSLGFSTPMMNFNTYVRQHFLAYPQVPLVRTRAIPLLGIEERPTGTNCIVAVLPFEGYNIEDAIVVNKASVERGLARSFFYRVYEAEAKQYPGGMKDNFEIPSSDANVRGYKGEKFYRLLEADGVVMQEAVVSGGDVLIGRTSPPRFMEEYKEFEVKGPYRRDTSVSMRPSETGIVDTVIMTQSTEGGKLYKVRVRDMRIPEIGDKFASRHGQKGVIGVLANPEDLPYTEQGIVPDIIINPHAFPSRMTVGQFIESITGKAAALAGRFIDGTAFYGEKVEDVKAILESYGFKYTGKEVMYDGRTGKRYPAEIFIGVVYYQKLHHMVSDKMHSRARGQVQMLTKQPTEGRARGGGLRFGEMERDCLIGYGAAMLLKDRLLEESDKTEVYVCERCGLISYYDAKQRRYVCRICGEKARVSSVTIAYAFKLLLQEIMSLNILPRLILKEKV
- a CDS encoding DNA-directed RNA polymerase subunit A', with the translated sequence MSVAAEEVTKVIAGIKFAVWSPSEIRKYSVAEITAPETYDEDGLPVQGGLMDSRLGILEPGQKCATCGNTSARCPGHFGHIELAEPVLHISFVDDIHLLLQVTCRGCSRLKLSSDEIAEYKARLNSGEIHTQLVVERIKDELIEKAKKAKTCPHCGKEQYEIVFVKPTTFYEKTENGEENRLLPIAIRDRLINIPDDDLRLLGYNPETARPEWFVLQVLPVAPVTVRPSIILETGMRSEDDLTHKLVDIIRVNQRLKESKEAGTPPLIVQDLVDLLQYHVTTYFDNEVSGIPQAHHRSGRPLKTLSQRLKGKEGRFRGSLSGKRVDFAGRTVISPDPNLDISEVGVPEEIAKKLTIPEVVSPWNIDRLRALIMNGPNKHPGANYIIRPDGVKIRLDYVADRSTLAESLAPGFIVERHLMDGDIVIFNRQPSLHRISIMAHLVKVLPYRTFRLHPSVCPPYNADFDGDEMNLHVPQSVEARAEAKILMQVHDQLISPRYGGPIIGGIRDFITAAYLLTKDDTVLSREEFVNLAFIGGIKHDLSALIGNSDGSRYTGKQLFSLLLPKDFNYTLISKWMKSAKTSKQPDVIIKNGMLLSGVIDKASIGAEEPDSILHRLAKDYGTSFARSFLNSLFRILTHFITHYGFSYGYDDLLLPEDARKEIDNIIKSAYEKVYDLIRQYREGTLQPIRGLSPEETLELQIVNELSRARDRAGRTADRSLPDSNAGVIMASTGARGSTLNIGQMTAILGQQSIRGKRIERGYQRRALPHFLPDDINPDAKGFVKSNFRDGLNPLEFFFHAMGGREGLVDTAVRTQQSGYLQRRLINAMEHLRIEYDHTVRDSFGNVVQFVYGEDSIDPAKSDHGSAVNIERLVNAQALIEEGEKEKASDEEIGRIVDGYASMLNPSIVDMLKHELMKVRLSRDGVEKVCKHVVELFEKARAEPGEAIGIVAAQSIGEPGTQMTLRTFHFAGIKERNVTLGLPRLIELLDARKKPETPTMDIYLLPEYARSRESALQVARNILFTKLNDLVESAEVDVDGALHLVLDSRKMEERGCDIDTIVNALKSSKKKLNVSVDGSSMITIRPPAGADARTMNTLKGKILNTKIKGIPEIERVTVVKQGDEWVIQTAGSNLQKVLDVDGVDPTRTTTNNIYEIANVLGIEAARTALVKEIMNTLEEQGLEVDIRHIMLVADVMTSKGMLQQIGRHGVAGTKTSVLARAAFEITVPTIAEAALKGEIEPLKGVTENVIVGSTVPVGTGMVDLYMKVGNGSASVASSDAEGG
- a CDS encoding asparagine synthase-related protein; the encoded protein is MYPAGSNDTYHTICSRLMEILKSSIYRHVSSTSIPSASKAVLLSGGLDSSIIAALASSIDKAKDVIAICVGHEGSQDIKYARMVAERLRMRLLIKSISMDEMLSIAREVIRVMHSFDPMEVRNSIVLYAAMKELREYGLRHVITGDGCDEIFAGYSYMLSMSYEQLEHELARLERIMHFSSIAIAEDLGMSVSLPYLDVLDYAKSIPVRLKVNEYEGKRYGKFILRLCFEHLLGKDIAWRVKMPMEQGANTSILSSYLASMVGDEYLARRSKDYLDGDRVRIRSKEHLYYYEIYRAMFGAPYLMDCGSSRDRARCSECSACISNDARFCRVCGAFPITPIPV
- a CDS encoding TIGR00304 family membrane protein, with product MVMDARLLVFIGFALVLIGMIIVAFAMLRRAGSLQGRSMGFILLGPIPIVWQGSRSLLLIVPIALLIAIIFFIMVSMR
- the erpA gene encoding iron-sulfur cluster insertion protein ErpA, with amino-acid sequence MEKSIQRLIVLTPKAAEKVKEFMKQEGRDDLYLRVYVAGGGCAGLSYGMGFEEKPSEDDIILEEHGVKILVDSYSSNYLKGSEIDYIESLMGAGFKINNPNVVRSCACGHSFSTE
- a CDS encoding ribosomal L7Ae/L30e/S12e/Gadd45 family protein, producing MSKLIAKIVRNAMASNSCRIGSREVLKDINNAKLIICSRSVSRDVVERLRSNGNSSAYIYNIDKNSMELGRLCGKPFRISIISVMDVSKEDLDALIAEANTQGR
- a CDS encoding transcriptional regulator, coding for MLLPSEIESRSLIPAIRAIISRRLVNEYNMKEEDVAKLLGITQAAVSNYIRGTRGDAELAKRLMSEPTVVRRIDEISNELATNRAFMPSTMAKYIGLLNYIRHSLLICDIHHAIEKSIDKDICKACEDTLREGLRA
- a CDS encoding enoyl-CoA hydratase/isomerase family protein, yielding MASSQPTNQQQQQQYILVEKRDDGIAIVRINRQEKLNAMNLDVIAQLSSAMDNLASDEQVKAVIVTGTGEKAFSAGADIEYMSKISPLEAEEYARRGHAAMSKIENLNKPVIAAVNGYALGGGCELALACDIRIASKNAVLAQPEVGLGICPGWGGTQRLARIVGVARAKELIFTGRRVNAEEALSIGLVNKVVELPQLLDESIAMAKEIAKNSTLAVRVSKMLINRGVESDINTGLALELWGWSLCFTHPDRVERMNRFLQKR